The genomic DNA CCCGGTTATATTGTTGAGGGTGAAACAAAAGAGCAAGAGCCGGACACAGGCAAATTCATTCTCTGCCGCCAGTGTCATCAGGTGATAACAGGCCCGGCTGAGCGTATCGAAATGCAGGGCGCTCACCAGCATACGTTTGCCAATCCGCATGGTGTTGTTTATCATATAGGCTGTTTCAAGTCTGCTGCAGGATGTGGGTATGCGGGACCGGCATCTGATGAGTTCAGCTGGTTTAAGGGATACAGCTGGCGAGTTGCCGTCTGTGGGAATTGTCTTCTTCATTTAGGCTGGTTGTTTATTTCACCGGGTAGTGATAGTTTCAACGGGCTGATTCTTGACCATCTTATTCTGCCTGACTGAATTGGAAGAGATCCAGCTTTTAGATTTATTAAACCGGAGGTTCCTTAAATTGATAACATAAAGCAATCATTATTTTTTTACCATTTGAAAATTACTATAGGAGGTAGAAAAGGAATAAAATCATGAGATATGCTCACACCAATATTGTGGCAAGAGATTGGAAAAAATTATCAGATTTTTACATTCATGTGTTTGACTGCACGGTAAAACCACCGGTAAGAGAACTTTCCGGTGAGTGGTTGGATCAAGCCACTGGTTTATCCGGTGCAAAATTAGAGGGAGTTCATTTATTGCTGCCCGGACACGGGAACAGCGGTCCCACTTTAGAAATATTCTCTTATAAAGATACCCATGAATGTGAACCGGTCATGGCTAACTTTACCGGCTTTGCGCATATTGCATTTGAAGTCGAAGATGTTGAGAAAAAATTCAGCGATGCGCTATACAGGGGTGCTACTAAATTAGGCCAAGTTACCCGGAAAATGGTCAATGGTGTGGGTATGCTAAAATTTGTTTATTTTAGAGATCCTGAAGGAAATATAGTAGAAATGCAGTCCTGGGAGAAATAACTTTAACCCAAAAGCGAGCAATCCTCGTCAGACACTTTTCTCATTTAAGACGGAACATATTTTTGAGAATTACTATAACGTATAGCCACAGTTAAACAGGCCATACCGACAACAGTTCACCTTTCTGAACCACGAGAGAGGACACTATGAAAAAACCAATGGTGTTAGCTGCCTTACTCGCCATTTTTACAATATCGGCTCTATCAGTTGCCGGGGGGAGCATACCTTCAAGTAATCGATCACGACAGGCAGTTTTCAGGGTAAAACCACAGCTGGAAAGAGATTTTGCCCGCAAGAAGCTTAAGTTTGGTGCACCCATTTACCTCAGAATCTTCAAG from Thermodesulfobacteriota bacterium includes the following:
- a CDS encoding cereblon family protein — encoded protein: MITNNNDSGIFFRQPSEKFSGEEPGYIVEGETKEQEPDTGKFILCRQCHQVITGPAERIEMQGAHQHTFANPHGVVYHIGCFKSAAGCGYAGPASDEFSWFKGYSWRVAVCGNCLLHLGWLFISPGSDSFNGLILDHLILPD
- a CDS encoding VOC family protein, with the translated sequence MRYAHTNIVARDWKKLSDFYIHVFDCTVKPPVRELSGEWLDQATGLSGAKLEGVHLLLPGHGNSGPTLEIFSYKDTHECEPVMANFTGFAHIAFEVEDVEKKFSDALYRGATKLGQVTRKMVNGVGMLKFVYFRDPEGNIVEMQSWEK